One bacterium genomic window, AAAGAAAAGGCCCGGCGACGCGCGCCGGGCCTCTTCAAACCGTCCGGGACCGAAGCGTCAGGCTTCTTCGGGGCGGCGGATCGACTCGGCGCCTTCGCGCCGGTCCGCGAGCTTCGCGGTCTTGTCCTTGCGGATCTGGCGGGCGAGAACGTCCACGGCGTCGTTGATCGACTCGAGCAGGTTCTCCGAGGTCTGCTCCGCGGCGTACGGCGTGCCCTTCCCCTGGGCCACGACGCCGCAGGTGAAGCGGTGCTTCTCCGCCGAAA contains:
- the raiA gene encoding ribosome-associated translation inhibitor RaiA yields the protein MNIDVTGRRVELTPEIRSYAEEKLGKLGRLLNNLEIHVTLSAEKHRFTCGVVAQGKGTPYAAEQTSENLLESINDAVDVLARQIRKDKTAKLADRREGAESIRRPEEA